The proteins below come from a single Candidatus Methanomethylophilaceae archaeon genomic window:
- a CDS encoding M20/M25/M40 family metallo-hydrolase has product MEPEGSEIVSAASSVYRRVYGKEPRIVATHGGLESSTIKSKYPGLAAVSVGPTIIGAHTPDERMSVESLVRTKDYVFELVRELSRANNGD; this is encoded by the coding sequence CTGGAACCCGAAGGATCCGAGATCGTATCGGCGGCATCCTCGGTCTATCGCAGAGTCTACGGCAAAGAGCCCAGAATTGTGGCGACGCACGGAGGATTGGAATCCAGCACGATTAAGAGCAAATACCCCGGGCTGGCCGCTGTTTCGGTGGGCCCTACGATCATCGGCGCCCACACCCCTGATGAGCGCATGAGCGTGGAGTCTCTGGTCAGGACTAAGGACTATGTCTTCGAGCTGGTCCGCGAGCTTTCTCGGGCAAATAACGGAGACTGA
- a CDS encoding VWA domain-containing protein yields the protein MMGEELFDPLDAEPIARKRLVLFYLVDVSGSMRGEKIGIVNQVMEEVIPELRNIGGADSDIHLAVITFGEGCQWMYSEPVSVETFRWERLSADGMTPMGAAFRELNSKMSRSAFLSAPHLSFAPVVFMLTDGYPTDDYASGLEALKGNKWFRSSLKIALGIGEAFDSEVLESFTGNPELVLKATNGKRLAEAIRFASVTSSAVGSRSIGFDPSGEMSEESCRLKEQAFIDMKNDALGDEDEESDSGW from the coding sequence ATGATGGGTGAGGAACTGTTCGATCCGCTGGATGCGGAACCGATCGCAAGGAAAAGACTTGTTCTGTTTTATCTGGTGGATGTTTCGGGCTCGATGCGCGGGGAGAAGATAGGTATTGTAAATCAGGTGATGGAAGAGGTTATCCCGGAACTCAGAAACATAGGCGGCGCCGATTCTGACATTCATCTCGCGGTCATCACTTTCGGCGAGGGATGCCAATGGATGTATTCGGAACCAGTGTCCGTGGAGACCTTCCGCTGGGAGAGGCTATCCGCCGATGGCATGACCCCGATGGGCGCGGCGTTCAGGGAGCTCAATTCGAAGATGTCCAGAAGCGCTTTCCTTTCGGCTCCGCATCTGTCTTTCGCCCCGGTTGTTTTCATGCTTACCGATGGTTACCCCACAGATGACTACGCCTCCGGGCTCGAAGCTCTGAAAGGCAACAAATGGTTCAGAAGCAGCCTGAAGATCGCTTTGGGAATCGGAGAAGCTTTCGATTCGGAGGTTTTGGAATCTTTCACCGGCAATCCCGAGCTCGTCCTCAAAGCCACAAACGGGAAGCGTCTGGCTGAGGCGATAAGATTCGCCAGCGTCACCAGCTCTGCGGTCGGAAGCAGGAGCATCGGATTCGATCCCAGCGGGGAGATGAGCGAGGAATCCTGCAGGCTCAAGGAGCAGGCATTCATCGACATGAAGAACGATGCGCTGGGCGATGAAGACGAAGAGAGCGATTCGGGCTGGTGA
- a CDS encoding M20/M25/M40 family metallo-hydrolase — MNPSETRVMELFRELTAVPRPSGHMGSIGAYLEGFAAERGLRSRKDSAGNILIERPGTGMPIILQGHQDMVANSISEFDFASQPLSISEKDGWVSADGTTLGADDGAGIAIMLCALEDPSLEGIPLECLFTADEEIGLVGASQLPSDWLKGKFMINIDSEDDDEITIGSAGSTDIEAVFSPERSRGCGKICSVSVSGLLGGHSAMEIDSGRANAILIAADFARQIEGARLVSASAGAAPNIIPMRCELRFLCESDPRDLFHSYSEKIRAEYAEADPDISMSLWVSDGCASAWSKEATRSFLDSLLSCPNGPLEFDPHGLKTSSNLAMLSSRGDSLAVISKPRSSDAEALDSLIGKIESAFG; from the coding sequence ATGAATCCTTCAGAGACCAGGGTGATGGAATTGTTCCGGGAATTGACGGCGGTCCCGCGCCCATCAGGACACATGGGATCTATCGGCGCCTATCTCGAAGGATTCGCCGCGGAGAGAGGTCTCAGATCAAGGAAAGATTCGGCCGGAAACATTCTGATAGAACGCCCGGGCACAGGTATGCCGATAATTTTGCAGGGGCATCAGGATATGGTCGCCAATTCCATATCCGAATTCGATTTCGCGTCCCAGCCGCTTTCTATCTCCGAGAAGGACGGCTGGGTGAGCGCGGATGGCACCACGCTCGGAGCTGACGACGGCGCCGGAATCGCGATAATGCTTTGCGCTCTGGAAGATCCATCATTGGAAGGCATACCGTTGGAATGCCTGTTCACCGCCGACGAGGAGATAGGTCTGGTCGGAGCCTCCCAACTGCCTTCCGATTGGCTGAAAGGAAAGTTCATGATCAACATCGACAGCGAGGACGACGATGAGATAACGATAGGCAGCGCCGGGTCCACCGATATCGAGGCGGTTTTTTCGCCGGAGAGAAGCCGCGGATGCGGGAAGATCTGCAGCGTCTCGGTATCCGGCCTTCTCGGGGGGCATTCCGCCATGGAGATAGATTCCGGCAGAGCCAATGCGATACTTATCGCGGCAGACTTCGCCAGACAGATCGAGGGCGCGAGATTGGTTTCCGCCTCTGCCGGGGCCGCTCCCAATATTATCCCGATGCGCTGTGAGCTCCGGTTCCTCTGCGAGAGCGATCCGAGGGATCTGTTCCATAGCTATTCGGAAAAGATCAGAGCCGAATATGCGGAGGCCGATCCGGACATCAGCATGAGCCTATGGGTCAGCGACGGATGCGCTTCTGCGTGGTCCAAGGAGGCAACCAGAAGCTTTCTGGATTCCTTGCTGTCATGCCCGAACGGACCTCTCGAATTCGATCCGCACGGCCTAAAAACTTCGTCGAATCTTGCCATGCTTTCCTCGCGCGGAGATTCCTTGGCAGTAATATCTAAGCCGAGGAGCTCGGATGCGGAGGCATTGGATTCTTTGATCGGGAAGATAGAAAGCGCATTCGGATAG
- a CDS encoding universal stress protein, with the protein MYSKILVAVDGSENNKPAVRKAIRISKDTGAKLTAAYVEAIGYNLAPNVATVRDPLKNADEVFSFMRSEADAAGVEVDYKVMVGHPGEALTDLASDFDLVVCGTLGRSGLKKAVMGSVSEMISRYASCDVLIVRK; encoded by the coding sequence ATGTACTCCAAAATATTGGTGGCCGTAGACGGCAGCGAGAACAACAAGCCTGCCGTCAGAAAGGCCATAAGGATCTCCAAAGATACCGGCGCGAAGCTGACCGCGGCATACGTTGAGGCTATAGGGTACAATTTGGCCCCGAATGTCGCTACCGTGCGCGACCCCCTGAAGAATGCCGACGAAGTGTTTTCTTTCATGAGGTCGGAAGCCGATGCGGCCGGAGTCGAAGTGGACTACAAAGTCATGGTCGGCCATCCGGGAGAGGCCCTCACCGATCTTGCGTCCGATTTCGATCTGGTCGTCTGCGGAACTTTGGGCCGCTCCGGGCTGAAGAAAGCCGTCATGGGAAGCGTCTCGGAGATGATTTCCAGATACGCCTCTTGCGACGTGCTGATCGTCCGCAAATGA
- a CDS encoding protein phosphatase 2C domain-containing protein translates to MSGTDCDAALGTLAESIVSSWKEKVLDYDAGHPLSYAERIWMSNLGISDQDPLIAYGATLLVCCLSDSCAFCIQIGDGLAAAIGDEDFLPVADDPKCRMNMTTSLCQSDPVRSFRFWYETERIPMAIVLATDGVTNTFESRESFLRFCRSASFFPLDSGDLWPRLMWKASARSDASGRDDTSVGVVCRDCPELRAMKESAEAKYREIDFSTAVPARRRKDLYDADGMLFEICGEGVRLVCCDSGGEVKIPARIRCGDRVFPVAEIGSRSFAKTKAEKVRVPYTVERISPKAFFKCRSLKRVEFEGTPLIHPKAFFCCFSLRYLPEKARGPARRHSP, encoded by the coding sequence TTGTCCGGTACTGACTGCGATGCTGCCCTCGGAACGTTGGCGGAGTCGATCGTCTCATCATGGAAGGAGAAGGTCCTGGACTACGATGCCGGGCATCCCCTCTCTTACGCGGAAAGAATTTGGATGTCGAACTTGGGCATATCTGATCAGGATCCTCTCATCGCCTACGGGGCTACGCTTCTGGTCTGCTGCCTTTCCGACAGCTGCGCTTTCTGCATCCAGATCGGCGATGGATTAGCCGCCGCCATCGGTGACGAGGATTTTCTGCCGGTTGCGGACGACCCCAAATGCCGCATGAACATGACGACCTCCCTCTGCCAATCCGATCCGGTTCGCAGCTTCAGGTTTTGGTATGAGACCGAGCGCATCCCCATGGCCATAGTACTCGCGACCGACGGCGTCACAAATACTTTCGAGAGCCGCGAGAGTTTCCTCCGCTTCTGCCGTTCGGCCTCGTTCTTCCCGCTGGATTCCGGGGATCTCTGGCCCAGGCTCATGTGGAAAGCGAGCGCCAGATCCGATGCCAGCGGCAGAGATGACACATCCGTCGGCGTGGTCTGCAGGGATTGCCCGGAGCTCAGGGCCATGAAGGAATCTGCGGAAGCAAAATACAGGGAGATCGATTTCAGCACCGCCGTTCCTGCCAGGAGACGTAAAGACCTATACGATGCCGACGGAATGCTGTTCGAAATCTGCGGAGAAGGTGTCAGGCTGGTTTGCTGCGACAGCGGCGGCGAAGTTAAGATACCGGCCAGGATCCGCTGCGGAGACCGCGTCTTCCCGGTGGCGGAGATCGGAAGCAGAAGCTTCGCCAAAACCAAAGCAGAGAAAGTGCGCGTACCTTACACAGTGGAACGCATCAGTCCCAAAGCCTTCTTCAAATGCCGGTCTTTGAAGCGTGTCGAGTTCGAGGGTACGCCGCTCATCCACCCGAAAGCATTTTTCTGCTGCTTCAGTCTCCGTTATTTGCCCGAGAAAGCTCGCGGACCAGCTCGAAGACATAGTCCTTAG
- a CDS encoding leucine-rich repeat domain-containing protein, with translation MNADEIPLFVDGAEKFLDMFQSAGMGIFSDVPSRMLPYMEHRGFHPEEIEAIKRMSESDAVSLSAIISSDDPEESSEAAGRLMSKAGPDGAVWMKVLKDLRAAADNFSGRKGTDLELCATSTSKAVPGPNGTMESGGMYFIPLSESKAELRSCIAQLEMAAVSDRIVCSGRTYAVVSIGESAFEMQKSLSSVSLPRSIKKIGAKAFAGCSSLETVEIPRKTEEIGESAFDGCSSMTSFTVSPNNASFAADRQGILYSKDFRLLIRAPCGMKGNALIPGETAEIGSGAFSGCKGLASVDMDDSVVSIGSWAFFGCESMVSIELSQEITEIGVGAFYGCASLTSASIPDGVRSLESRTFSGCASLSGVTLPYSLKRIEKWAFEGCHSLSEVRIPPQVQTIDSEAFAMCPSIAGFDVDYRNKFFSSDSKGILYENRSKALRKVPRAVSGAVAIKEGVEYISDKAFEGCEGLSSVEFPKSLKAIGKKAFKGCTSLRSVSIPEQVEEITDDTFLGCSSLEEVVLPPSISKIRCGAFAGCHSLGRIIIPGNAVSIGYGAFDEGVTIVRGGYPSSRERMPMAEKLSLAFGLVYK, from the coding sequence TTGAACGCCGATGAGATTCCGCTTTTCGTGGACGGCGCCGAGAAATTCCTTGATATGTTTCAGTCCGCAGGCATGGGCATTTTTTCGGATGTCCCATCCAGGATGCTGCCTTACATGGAGCACCGCGGATTCCATCCCGAGGAGATCGAGGCGATAAAGCGGATGTCGGAATCGGATGCCGTCTCGCTTTCGGCGATCATATCCTCTGACGATCCGGAGGAATCTTCGGAGGCGGCCGGCAGGCTCATGTCGAAGGCTGGGCCGGACGGTGCCGTATGGATGAAAGTGCTGAAGGATCTGCGGGCCGCCGCGGACAATTTCTCAGGAAGGAAAGGCACCGATCTGGAGCTCTGCGCGACAAGCACATCGAAAGCTGTCCCGGGCCCGAACGGAACCATGGAAAGCGGCGGGATGTATTTCATACCGCTGTCTGAATCCAAGGCCGAGCTCAGATCATGCATCGCGCAATTGGAGATGGCCGCTGTTTCTGACAGGATAGTATGCTCCGGCAGGACCTATGCGGTGGTCTCGATAGGGGAGAGCGCATTCGAGATGCAGAAGTCCCTCAGCTCGGTGAGTCTGCCCCGCTCCATCAAGAAGATTGGGGCGAAGGCCTTCGCAGGATGCTCTTCGCTTGAGACCGTGGAGATCCCCCGCAAAACGGAGGAGATCGGAGAGAGCGCGTTTGACGGATGCTCTTCCATGACATCGTTCACCGTGAGCCCGAATAACGCCTCTTTCGCCGCCGACCGCCAGGGGATACTCTACTCGAAGGATTTCCGGCTGCTGATCAGAGCCCCCTGCGGAATGAAGGGGAACGCTTTGATTCCCGGGGAAACAGCTGAGATAGGGTCGGGGGCATTCAGCGGATGCAAAGGCCTCGCATCCGTGGACATGGATGATTCCGTCGTTTCAATCGGGAGCTGGGCCTTCTTCGGATGCGAATCCATGGTGTCCATCGAACTCTCCCAGGAAATAACGGAGATAGGCGTAGGGGCCTTCTACGGCTGCGCTTCGCTGACATCCGCCTCCATACCTGACGGGGTCAGATCGCTGGAGAGCAGGACGTTCTCCGGCTGCGCTTCGCTGTCCGGCGTGACGCTGCCATATTCGCTGAAACGCATCGAGAAATGGGCGTTCGAAGGCTGCCACAGCCTCAGCGAGGTGCGCATTCCTCCGCAGGTGCAGACCATCGATTCGGAAGCCTTTGCGATGTGCCCTTCCATAGCCGGTTTCGATGTGGATTACCGCAACAAATTCTTTTCGTCGGATTCCAAGGGAATCCTTTATGAGAACAGGAGCAAGGCCCTTCGCAAGGTCCCGCGCGCTGTATCCGGCGCCGTCGCCATCAAAGAAGGCGTTGAATACATCTCGGACAAAGCTTTCGAAGGCTGCGAGGGGCTGTCGTCGGTGGAGTTCCCGAAGAGCCTGAAAGCGATAGGCAAGAAGGCGTTCAAAGGGTGCACGTCTTTGAGGTCCGTATCCATACCTGAGCAGGTCGAAGAGATAACGGACGACACGTTCCTCGGCTGCTCATCTTTGGAGGAGGTGGTATTGCCGCCGTCCATATCGAAGATAAGATGCGGGGCATTCGCCGGATGCCATAGCTTGGGCAGGATAATCATACCCGGCAATGCCGTATCGATAGGGTACGGAGCGTTCGACGAGGGCGTGACCATCGTCAGAGGCGGTTATCCGAGCAGCCGAGAACGGATGCCGATGGCAGAGAAGCTCTCGCTTGCGTTCGGCTTAGTATATAAATAA
- a CDS encoding protein phosphatase 2C domain-containing protein — protein MPGKSHYACGLPCQDSSGCISDEWFSAAAVSDGHGGSRYFRSNVGSRIAVDCALEAVREI, from the coding sequence ATGCCGGGAAAATCCCACTACGCATGCGGCCTCCCATGCCAGGACAGCTCAGGCTGCATCTCCGACGAATGGTTCTCCGCGGCTGCGGTATCGGACGGGCACGGCGGCAGCAGATATTTCCGCAGCAATGTCGGATCCCGCATAGCCGTCGATTGCGCTCTGGAAGCCGTCCGCGAAATCTAG